A genomic window from Phocoena sinus isolate mPhoSin1 chromosome 20, mPhoSin1.pri, whole genome shotgun sequence includes:
- the HAP1 gene encoding LOW QUALITY PROTEIN: huntingtin-associated protein 1 (The sequence of the model RefSeq protein was modified relative to this genomic sequence to represent the inferred CDS: inserted 3 bases in 2 codons), protein MRPKELGQGSAGDWPGPGDPAAVTPAPPPAANPAPELSAEPESAPVQVPAAGQAAGSGSATVAGPSAGARPPSKAGSEAGVQRASVFSAVQGNAQSVPDNSDAPWTRFIFQGPFGPRAAGLGTGKAAGIWKTPAAYIGRRPGXGPERASFIRELEEALCPDLHPPVKKITQENVKVMLSLLEEILRLRYQVSLRDELLQLYSDSDDEEEEDEEDEEEERGHGHPYEASDPTPLTESASHHCPQLEALQERLRLLEEGNEQLREQVSQLDDLEEEGQRFILDCVEQFSEASQQMAELSEVLALRMQNYEQQQREAAQLRAQVMKLQQCCQAYGAEAEKLHQQLASEKEIQMQLQDELQDLREKYSECGSMLIEDQEEVKTLRQQAPASTGSVTHYTYTVPLEALPDFQETLAEELRTSIRRIISDPVFFMERNYEVTPEETSDLRYELHYSEDRERERGLEAEEGLMSAEDFMPAEELVPEEELGATEEALPADEGVMEEAELASEEAEAWEEVEPELDEATWMNVVTSALDASGLGPSHLDMKYVLQQLANWQDAHYRXELRQKTLQKGECSRGGLPPASRTSCRSSSQCKVRVGEPPKCSLTPARPHPAC, encoded by the exons ATGCGCCCGAAAGAGTTGGGGCAGGGTTCAGCCGGCGACTGGCCGGGACCCGGCGATCCGGCAGCAGTCACCCCAGCTCCTCCGCCCGCAGCCAATCCTGCTCCAGAGCTCTCCGCCGAGCCTGAATCCGCCCCTGTGCAGGTACCGGCGGCAGGACAGGCAGCAGGATCCGGATCCGCAACCGTTGCGGGACCCTCAGCGGGAGCTCGCCCGCCCTCCAAGGCTGGATCGGAGGCAGGAGTCCAGCGCGCGTCCGTATTCTCGGCAGTCCAGGGGAATGCTCAGTCCGTGCCCGACAACTCGGACGCGCCGTGGACTCGCTTCATATTCCAAGGTCCATTTGGCCCCCGGGCCGCTGGCTTGGGGACTGGAAAGGCAGCGGGTATCTGGAAGACGCCGGCTGCCTACATCGGCCGGCGGCCTGG GGGCCCCGAGCGCGCCTCCTTTATTCGGGAGCTGGAGGAAG CGCTGTGTCCTGACCTACACCCACCAGTCAAGAAAATCACCCAAGAAAATGTCAAAGTGATGTTAAGTTTGCTAGAGGAG ATTTTACGTCTCAGATACCAGGTGAGCCTGCGGgatgaactccttcagctttACTCAGACTCTgatgatgaagaggaggaggacgaggaggatGAAGAAGAAGAGCGGGGGCATGGTCATCCCTACGAAGCCTCAGATCC GACTCCGCTGACAGAGTCAGCGTCACACCACTGCCCGCAGCTGGAGGCCCTGCAGGAGCGGCTGCGGCTGCTGGAGGAGGGGAACGAGCAGCTGCGAGAGCAg GTCTCTCAACTCGATGACCTTGAGGAGGAGGGACAGAGGTTCATCCTGGATTGTGTGGAGCAGTTTT CGGAGGCCAGCCAGCAGATGGCCGAGCTGTCGGAGGTGCTGGCACTCAGGATGCAGAACTATGAACAGCAGCAGAGGGAGGCTGCCCAGCTGCGGGCCCAGGTCATGAAGCTGCAGCAGTGCTGCCAGGCG TATGGGGCTGAGGCTGAGAAGTTGCATCAGCAGCTGGCTTCGGAGAAAGAAATCCAGATGCAGCTCCAGGATGAG CTGCAGGACCTACGGGAGAAGTACTCTGAGTGTGGGAGCATGCTGATTGAGGACCAGGAGGAGGTGAAGACCCTCCGCCAGCAAGCCCCGGCATCCACGGGCTCTGTCACCCACTACACGTACACTGTACCTCTG GAGGCACTTCCTGATTTCCAGGAGACCCTGGCTGAGGAGCTCAGAACGTCTATAAGGAGGATTATCTCAGACCCTGTGTTTTTTATGGAAAG GAATTATGAAGTGACTCCAGAGGAGACCTCAGATCTAC GCTATGAGCTGCACTACAGTGAAGATCGAGAGCGGGAGCGGGGGCTCgaggcagaggaggggctgaTGTCGGCTGAGGATTTCATGCCTGCGGAGGAGTTGGTGCCTGAGGAGGAGCTGGGGGCCACAGAAGAGGCCCTGCCAGCTGACGAGGGGGTGatggaagaggcagagctggcGTCTGAGGAGGCTGAGGCCTGGGAAGAGGTGGAGCCCGAGCTGGATGAGGCAACGTGGATGAATGTGGTCACGTCAGCCCTGGATGCCAGCGGCTTGGGCCCCTCGCACCTGGACATGAAGTATGTCCTCCAGCAACTGGCCAACTGGCAGGACGCCCATTACA CAGAGCTGAGGCAGAAGACACTCCAGAAAGGTGAGTGCTCCCGTGGGGGCCTCCCTCCGGCCAGCCGGACAAGCTGCAGATCGTCAAGCCAATGCAAGGTGAGGGTAGGTGAGCCCCCCAAATGCTCACTTACCCCAGCCCGGCCCCACCCAGCGTGCTGA
- the JUP gene encoding junction plakoglobin — MDVMNLIEQPIKVTEWQQTYTYDSGIHSGVNTCVPSVSSKGVTEDDEACERQYMLKKTTTYTQAVPQSQGDLDYQMSTTGRAKRVREAICPGVTREDSSLLATQVEGQATNLQRLAEPSQLLKSAIVHLINYQDDAELATRALPELTKLLNDEDPVVVTKAAMIVNQLSKKEASRRALMGSPQLVAAVVRAMQNTSDLDTARCTTSILHNLSHHREGLLAIFKSGGIPALVRMLSSPVESVLFYAITTLHNLLLYQEGAKMAVRLADGLQKVVPLLNKNNPKFLAITTDCLQLLAYGNQESKLIILANGGPQALVHIMRNYSYEKLLWTTSRVLKVLSVCPSNKPAIVEAGGMQALGKHLTSSSPRLVQNCLWTLRNLSDVATKQEGLESVLKILVNQLSVDDVNVLTCATGTLSNLTCNNSKNKTLVTQNSGVEALIHAILCAGDKDDITEPAICALRHLTSRHPEAEMAQNSVRLNYGIPAIVKLLNQPNQWPLVKATIGLIRNLALCPANHAPLQEAAVIPRLIQLLVKAHQDAQRHMAAGTQQPYTDGVRMEEIVEGCTGALHILARDPMNRMEIFRLNTIPLFVQLLYSSVENIQRVAAGVLCELAQDKEAADAIDAEGASAPLMELLHSHNEGTATYAAAVLFRISEDKNPDYRKRVSVELTNSLFKHDPAAWEAAQSMIPINEPYADDMDATYRPMYSSDVPLDPLEMHMDMDGDYPIDTYSDGLRPPYPTADRMLA, encoded by the exons GTGACCTGGATTACCAGATGTCCACGACAGGCAGAGCCAAGCGGGTGCGGGAGGCCATATGTCCTGGTGTGACAAGAGAGGACAGCTCCCTGCTGGCCACCCAGGTGGAGGGACAGGCCACCAACCTGCAGCGGCTGGCCGAGCCATCCCAGCTCCTGAAGTCGGCCATCGTGCATCTCATCAACTACCAGGACGACGCCGAGCTGGCCACCCGGGCCCTTCCTGAGCTCACCAAACTGCTCAACGATGAGGACCCG gtggTGGTGACCAAGGCGGCCATGATCGTGAACCAGCTGTCGAAGAAGGAGGCGTCTCGGCGGGCGCTGATGGGCTCGCCCCAGCTGGTAGCAGCCGTCGTGCGCGCCATGCAGAACACCAGCGACCTGGACACAGCCCGCTGTACCACCAGCATCCTTCACAACCTCTCCCACCACCGCGAGGGGCTGCTTGCCATCTTCAAGTCGGGTGGCATCCCTGCCCTGGTCCGCATGCTCAG ctcccccGTGGAGTCGGTCCTTTTCTACGCCATCACCACGCTGCACAACCTGCTGCTCTACCAGGAGGGCGCCAAGATGGCGGTGCGCCTGGCAGACGGGCTGCAAAAGGTCGTGCCTCTGCTCAACAAGAACAACCCCAAGTTCCTGGCCATCACCACCGACTGCCTGCAGCTCCTGGCCTACGGCAACCAGGAGAGCAAG cTCATCATCCTGGCCAACGGAGGACCCCAGGCCCTCGTGCACATCATGCGGAACTACAGTTACGAGAAGCTGCTCTGGACCACCAGCCGTGTGCTCAAGGTGCTGTCTGTGTGTCCCAGCAATAAGCCCGCTATCGTGGAGGCTG gTGGGATGCAGGCCCTGGGCAAACACCTGACGAGCAGCAGCCCCCGCCTCGTGCAGAACTGCCTCTGGACCCTGCGCAACCTCTCGGACGTGGCCACCAAGCAG GAGGGCCTGGAGAGTGTGTTGAAGATTCTGGTGAACCAGCTGAGCGTGGACGACGTCAATGTCCTCACCTGTGCCACGGGCACTCTGTCCAACCTGACCTGCAACAACAGCAAGAACAAGACGCTGGTGACGCAGAACAGCGGCGTGGAGGCGCTCATCCATGCCATCCTGTGTGCCGGTGACAAGGATGACATCACAGAGCCCGCCATCTGTGCCCTGCGCCACCTCACCAGCCGCCACCCCGAGGCCGAGATGGCTCAGAACTCCGTGCGCCTCAACTACGGCATCCCGGCCATCGTCAAGCTGCTCAACCAGCCCAACCAGTGGCCGCTGGTCAAG GCAACCATCGGCCTGATCAGGAATCTGGCCCTGTGCCCAGCCAACCATGCCCCACTGCAGGAGGCAGCGGTCATTCCCCGCCTCATCCAGCTGCTGGTCAAGGCCCACCAGGATGCCCAGCGCCACATGGCTGCAGGCACACAGCAGCCCTACACG GACGGCGTGAGGATGGAGGAGATCGTGGAAGGCTGCACCGGAGCCCTGCACATCCTCGCCCGGGATCCCATGAACCGCATGGAGATCTTCCGACTCAACACCATCCCCCTGTTTGTGCAG ctcctgTACTCCTCAGTGGAGAACATCCAGCGTGTGGCCGCCGGGGTGCTGTGCGAGCTGGCCCAGGACAAGGAGGCGGCCGACGCCATTGATGCTGAGGGGGCCTCAGCCCCACTCATGGAGCTACTGCACTCCCACAATGAGGGCACCg CCACCTACGCTGCTGCTGTCTTGTTCCGCATCTCCGAGGACAAGAACCCAGATTACCGAAAGCGTGTGTCTGTGGAGCTCACCAACTCCCTCTTCAAGCACGACCCTGCGGCCTGGGAGGCT GCCCAGAGCATGATCCCCATTAATGAACCCTACGCAGATG aCATGGATGCCACCTACCGCCCCATGTACTCGAGTGACGTGCCCCTGGACCCCCTGGAGATGCACATGGACATGGATGGGGACTATCCCATTGACACCTACAGCGACGGCCTCAGGCCCCCCTACCCCACTGCGGACCGCATGCTGGCCTAG